The Nostoc cf. commune SO-36 genomic sequence GAAACTGTCGCCCAAAAGTGTAATTACCACAGTGTAGACGATTTACTCGCTGGGTTGGGTTATGGAGAAATTACGTTAAACCTAGTGCTAAATCGTTGGCGAGAAGTGGCGAAGGGGCAACAACCAGCTTCTACAGTGTCGCTATTTATCCCCAAAGAACCAAGTACATCAAAAGCTTTGCGAGATGCGCCTCCAACTACTTCCCGCGCCAGTGATTCGCCTATTGTTGGGGTAGAGGGGTTGGTATATTATTTAGCTGGGTGTTGTACCCCGATTCCTGGCGAACCAATTATTGGTGTAGTGACGCGAGGTAGAGGGATCTCAATTCATCGCCAAGGCTGCAATAATCTAGAGACTGTGGAATATGAGCGCTTAGTACCAGTTAGGTGGAACCCAAGCGCCGAAAATAGTGGTCGTCCACACACGTATCCAGTGGATGTACAAATTGAAGCCCTGGATCGCGTAGGGGTGCTAAAGGATATTTTGTCACGGTTGAGTGACCAAGGGATCAACGTCCGCCATGCCCAGGTGAAAACCTGTGCTGGTCAACCTGCATTGATGGACTTAGGAATAGATATACGCGATCGCTCTCAACTAGAGCAAGTGTTCGTCCAAATTAAGAAAATGAGCGACATTTTGAATATCCGCCGCGTTGGTCAAATTGACGAGTAGGTGATTGGTAGGGTGCGTTACACTGCGTTAACGCACCAATTTAGGAGTCGAACCGCAGAGGCACAGAGAAGCCAGTGCTTTGCGGGGGTTTTCCCCGTTGTAGCAACTGGCGCGACACAGAGGAAGAGAGGAGGAAAGAAATGCACCGTGTTATTGCTTAGACAAGTGTATTTTATTTGATAATTCAAAATCAATGGCAGTATATCTGACATCTTTATTAGTCTCTGTTTGTCATAATCTCTGTTAAAACGTGATGTTATTTGGAAATTCACGTCTTTTTACGGAGTATTTAACTTTAAACTTCATACTTTAGTTCAGTAGATTACGGCTGTTAGTTAGTAATAATTAAGGCTAACTTTGACATACTTTAAATTTATAAAAGTTTGATAAAGTATGTCTAAACTTCTGGTTAGCCAATATCACACAGAAGTAGAAAGAATTATTCAATTTGGCGGTTCACGTAAAGAAACATCGATTCGGGTTGCACCAAAGGCAAAACTTAAAGCCGATGCAGCCAATGGAACTATTATTTTAGATGATTTCACCACTTTAGAAGGTGTCCCTAAAATTGCTTGGGAATATCGCCTTGGCAACCGTTGTGCTTTAGAATGGATATTAGATCAATACAAAGAAAAGAAACCTAAAGATCCGACAATTGCGGAAAAATTCAATATGTATCGCTTTGCAGATTACAAAGAACAGGTAATAGATTTACTACAAAGAGTCTGCACCGTCAGCGTGGAAACAATGCAGATTATTCAACAGATTGAAGTGTAGCCGATTCTTTCTTTTTCCGTAACTGATAAGTAGGTAGGCATGATTAAATATAAGATGTCATTGCGAGTGTTCGCGAAGCGTCTCGTAGAGAAGCGTTCGCGGAGCGTCTCGTAGAGAAGCAATCCTAGAGACTTTGCGATTGCTTCGTTTCACTCGCAATGACGGAACATATTAAACCTAACTCCCTAGCCCCCTTCCCGACGCGGGAAGGAAGAAAATTCAAAGTCTCTCTCCTTTTAGGAGAGAGATTTAGAGAAAGGTTTTCCACATACCATGAAAAGTCAGATAAATGGCATCTCTACATCTGGGTTTTGTTGCTCATTTTGAACTGTATTTCGTCACAAAACATAATTACGACTTACGCAAAATCTCTCTCCAACTCTGATTTCTCCGTGTACTCTGCGCCTCTGTGGTTCGTTATTCCGTAACTCTTGCGTAAGTCCTAATAATTACGAATTACGAATTACGAATTACGAATTATTAGCTCCTGCCAAACACACTACCAAGGGCACGCGCCATATTTTGCGGCTGCATTGCATCCATAGCGGCGGTAGGTTCGTAACCGCAGTGAACCATGCAATCGGCACACTTGGGATTACCACTCTTCTGTCCATATTGACTCCAATCAGTTTGTGCTAGTAATTCCTTGAAGGTAGAGTAATAACCTTCGTTCAGCAGATAGCAAGGTTTTTGCCAACCGAGAACGCTATAACTAGGGCTACCCCAAGGTGTGCATTCGTAGTCTTTTTCACCTGTGAGAAAATCTAGAAAGAGCGGATTGTGATTGAAGTTCCAGTTTTTTTCGCCACTTCTGTATGGAGAGAGAATTTCCCGGAAGAGGGCGCGTGTTTGTTCTCGGTGGAGAAAATGATCTTGATCTGGCGCCCACTCGTAACTGTAACCAGGAGAAATCATCATCCCGTCAGTATTTAGTGTTTCCAGAAAGTCGAAGAACTCTTGCATATCTTGGGGTTGAGTACCCTCAAAGATGGTGGTGTTAGTGGTAACACGAAAGCCCTTAGCTTTAGCGGTGCGAATGGCTTTGACAGCAATATCAAAAACACCTTTGCGATCGACACATTGATCGTGCAATTCCCGCATTCCATCTAAATGCACACTAAAAGTTAGGTAAGGGGAAGGCTGAAACTTATCTAGACTCTTTTCTAATAACAAACCGTTGGTACACAAGTAAATATATTTCTTGCGCTCAATTAATCCTTGGACAATCTCATCAATCTGAGGATGTAGCAGAGGTTCTCCGCCAGGAATTGAGACAACCGGTGCGCCGCACTCTTCCACTGCGGCAAAGCACTGTTCGGGAGTGAGATTTTGCTTTAAAATTTCCTTTGGATGTTGGATTTTACCACAACCAGTACAAGCTAAATTACAACGAAAAAGAGGTTCCAACATCAATACCAAGGGGAAGCGTTTACGCCCTTTTAAACGCTGCGTAACCAGATACTTCCCAATATCCATCGCTTGTTGTAGATTAACTGCCATTGTTGCGATCGCTCCTCTTTTAGATATAGATACACCACACGAAAACATAAAACCTTTGTAGGGGCGTACATCTGTGCGCCCCTACTGCCTATTGCATCCACACATTAATTGCTAATTTTCTCATTTGACGTAACCCTGAGCTACAAACCAATCCACAGCCTCCTTAAGTGCAGCGTTCAGCGAAGATTGAGGTAGACTCAATTCTCGGACAGCTTTTGTAGCATTATAATACATAGGTTGTTTCGCCATGCGAACGCCATCCAATGGCACTGAGGGCGATTTTCCCAGGGGTGCGAGAATCTTTTCATCAACCCAGGCAACGCTAAGGGGCAACCAAGCGGGTACAGTTTGTTGAGGTGCTTTTAGACCTGTGATATCGGCGAGTTGTTCGAGTAGTTGCTTTAAACTGAGGTTTTGATGACCTAAGATATAGCGATCGCCTGATTTACCCCTCTGCAAAGCCAGTAAATGCCCCCATGCCACATCACGCACATCGATAAAATTCAAACCAGTATCCAAGTAAAAAGGCATTTGCCTTCGTAAAAACCGTAAAATTATATCACCCGTAGGGGTAGGTTTGATATCCAAAGAACCAATGGGGCTACTGGGATTGACAATAACTACCTTCTGACCTGTAGCAACGGCTTGCATAGCTTCTTGTTCAGCCAGAAACTTAGACTTTTTATAGTCACCCACCAACTTTTCTACAGGACTCTGATGTCTTTCATCGACAACTTCCCCAGATGATCCTACCCCAATTGCCGCAACTGAACTTGTGTAAACGGTGCGCTCGATGTTTGCTTTACGAGCGGCTGCCAAGACATTACGCGTACCCAAAACATTGTAACGATGGAGTAATTCTCGGTCTGTTTGCCAGAGGGAATAATGGGCTGCGACATGAAATAGGTATTGACAACCTGCCATTTGTTGCCAAAGATTTGGATCGTTCAAATCGCCTTTAACAATTTCCACATCCAAACCGTGTAGATTTTCCAAATTGCTGCTTGAGCGTGCCAGTGCTTTGACTGTGTAACCCTGTTGCAGCAACAACCGTACCAAGTGAGCGCCAATAAAACCCGTACCCCCTGTGACAAAAACCTGCATCAAGCTGCCCCCCTCTTCTTAAATCGGGGAAACCAATCATCCAAAATGGTGTATACTACCGGCACAACTATCAAACTGAGGATAGTTGAAGTTACTAGTCCACCTGCGATCGCAACGGCCATAGGCGATCGCAATTCGGAACCAGCACCAAAACCCAATGCGATCGGTAGCATCCCTAAAAGTGTGGAGGCAGTGGTCATCATAATTGGTCTAAGGCGCACCGGCCCTGCTGTCAGAACCGCCTCTGTGCGGTCTAAGCCAGATTTACGGAGTTGGTTGATGTAATCTACCAGTAAGATGGCATTTTTGTTTGCTAGTCCCAACAAAAATACGAAGCCAATTAGCGATATCATCCCAAAGTCACTTTTGGTGAAGAGTAAAGCCAACATCGCACCGACAATTGATAAGGGCAAAGAAACACCAATAACTACTGGGTCTATCCAGCTTTTAAACAGCAAAACCAGTACTACGACAATGCACAATGCTGATAAAAGCAAAGTAGTACCAAAACTACTAAAGACTTCACCTTGACGGGCAGAATCTCCTCCCAAGTCTAAAGTTACACCAGCAGGTAACACTGCTTTCGCTTCGGCTAATAGTTGGTCTGTGGCACTACCTAAAGATAAATCCTTGCCCAGATTGGCACTGATATAGGCTACTCTTTGATTGTTGAGCCGCTCAATTTGAAAAACTGTACCCTGGGGATTTGTTTCACTTGTCACAGTCACATCAGCAAATCCCGGTAATCTTTCGATCCGCTCTTTAATTGCCTTGGCAGCTTTGCTGAGGCTTTGGAGGTTATCGCCTCGCAATGATGCCTGTAAAGGTTTTTGTCCACCAGTGTCAACAAATTGAATATCTTCGACGCTAGTACTCACACCAGGCAGATTAGGCAAAGATGAGCGTAATTGGTCTTGTACTTCCGCCGTTTTGATGTTGCGGTCTTCCTTGAGCTTCACATAAAGCGTACCTTTGTTTGGCTCACCTTCACGAGAACCAACAGTAGTAAACACTGTTTCCACTACTGGAGATTTTCTCACCACATCTTCTAGTTTCTTGGCAACCTCTAGAGAATCGTTCAATGGATTGGGGGTTGGAGACTGGGGATTGAAATTTCTCGCCTGTCCCTCTGCTCCACTCGGAATAGTCGGCAAGGGTGCGGTATAGGTAATATTGAACTCACCGCGATCTAATTTAGGAATAAACCCTTTGGGAATGAATAGACTCAGTGCCATACCTGCAAGAAAGCTAACTATGGCTAGTGCAATGACTGTTTTGCGGTGGTTTAAAGACCAGTTAAGTAAGTTTCTGTAAAATTGGGTAAAATTCACCCAAATGTTGGCTTTTTGGCGTTGGGTAGTTGAAGTAACAGGTTTTAACCAATAGGTGGCTAAGGCTGGTGATAATGTACGAGCAACCAATGTCGAAGCAATCATGGCTGCTGAAACTGTGATTCCAAAAGGCTTGAAGAACTGTCCGATTACTCCTCCCATCAAACCAATGGGTAAAAAAACCGCTACTGCTGTAGCAGTGGTGGCAACGACTGTTAAGCCAATTTCATCTGTAGCTGAAAAGGCGGCTTGGCGGGGAGTTTCGCCATCTTCGATGTGCCGCATAATGTTTTCGACATCGATAATTGCATCATCGATGACACTGCCAATCACTAAGGCCAAAGCCAGCAACGTAATCGTTTCTAGGTTAAAGCCAAAAATTGCCATGACGATAAACGTCGCCAACAAAGACGTCGGAATTGCCAAGGCAGAGATGAGAGTTGCCCGCCAATTCCACAAAAAAGGAAAAATTACCACTATTGACAACAAGACTGCTTCCAGCAAAGCATCGATTGTTGACTGGGTAGCTTGGCGGATATATTCTGCTTGCGTGGCAGCTAAGGTGAGGTTAACATCCTTGAGGTTAGAGCGTAGCCTTTGAACTTCTTTCTCAACCTGACTCACTACTTCCAAGGTGTTCGCGTCACCGCGTTTAATTACCTGAAATGCCAGTGCATTTTGACCGTTAAACCTGACTAATGTTGCCCCTGCTTGGGGGATGGCGGCTGCACTTACATTCGCTGGATTTAGGGGAGTTGCAGTAGCACCGCCCAATAGTGAGACTTTCAGCACTCCTGGTAGTTTAGCGATCGCACTCACAATCTCATCTTGCGCCAACTTCGTCAAATCTGTAAGATTCCGCTTAGGACTCTCTACGGCATAGCTAATGGCCGCTGACTCGTTTAGATTCAGGGGAATAATTTTGGAAGTTGCTCCTTGAGGTAGAGTCAACTGCTTGAGTGCAGTTTCAACCTCTTTGGTCGATGTTTCTAAATTCGTTCCAACGGCGAAAGAAAGGGCAACAGCAGTTTGACTCGGATAGGTGGATGAGCGAATATTCTCCAGTCCTTCTAAAGATTGGAGGCGTTCTTCCAGGGGTTTAGTCAGCTTCGTCTCTGTATCCAGGGCAGTTGTCAGGGGGGCTGTAGCATTCACAACCACCACTGGAAAAGTAATATCTGGAAACAAGGCATACTTAAGGGAACTGAAAGCCAGAACGCCAGCTACTGTTACGGCAATCCAAAAACTCACCGTCAGCCACGAAAATTGAATCGCCAACTTGGAAATATTGAAGAGTTCTCGTGCGGATTTGGAGTTATCAAGCTTAACCATCTTGGAAAATTATCGTGTGGGTGACACAATTATTTAGTCATGCTACAGCAATCATCTTCGGTTTGCGAGTTCTGGTTACAACTAAACAGCAATATTACTTATTGTCACTCAGATATGACCCAATCTTTAATACAAAAGGAAACTTCAAGATGAAACTTGGTTCTGTTGAGCATAAGGAATTATTCTGCCAGAGCTTTATAGAAAGCTACAGGGAATACGGCCAACATCGCCCTCCGTACCTTGGAGTTAATACCCAAACGCAAACTGGAAACTATTGAGACTAGTGACTAATTTTTTACCCATTAACACAATTCTAGTGCCTCAGGGAGCAGAATATAAAGCTGTGTGTCGCGGATTAAGCGGCATTATCGGCTCCATCCCAACGGTAGTAGCCATACCTGTTGGGATGAAGCCTTTACTCAAATATCTGCAACAAGGACAATTTCTCGCTCCATCGAGAGTGCTGATTATGGGGATATGTGGCAGCTTGAGCGATCGCTACACGGTTGGTGATATTGTCCTGTATCAAGATTGTATTTATCAGGGGAAGCAGCAAGAGTGCGATCGCACTTTTACAGCACAATTGCACTTTTCGCAATCACAAAAAGTATCTTTAGTCAAGTGTCTGACAAGCGATCGCGTGATTTGGTCTGCGGTCGAAAAACGCCATTTAGGTGAGGCTTTGGCGGCTGATGTTGTTGATATGGAGGGATTTACCGCCTTAGAATTTTTTAATGCGGCTGGAGTTGCAGTAGCAATGCTGCGAGTAGTCAGCGACGATTGTCAGCACAATATCCCCGATCTCACATCGGCAATTAACTCAGATGGCTCCCTAAAGCCTTTCCCTTTAGCGATCGCAATGCTTCGACAACCCCTTGCTGCTACTCGGCTAATTCGAGGTTCATTAACAGCATTAAAGGTGTTAGAGCAAGTTACAAATCGGCTCTTTTCTGGTAATAAACTGGAATAAGCTTGCCCTTACAGCAAACTTATGGGTAAAATCACAAAAAAGCCGCTAAGTAGCGGCTTTCTAATGGCAGTTGTTTATTGGGGAAACCCCCAAGACAACATTGCCTCAACTATGGGCAGTACCAGACTCGAACTGATGACATCCTGCTTGTAAGGCAGGCGCTCTACCAACTGAGCTAACCGCCCGTTTGACTAATCCTTAACTAATATAGCAAAACATTTCGCGTTGCGCTAGTAGTTTTAAGAAAATCTTTTTTTCTCTTATACTGACTCAGTATTCAGCACGGGCTAAACGCCCCGCTATCGCTAACAGGATTTAGGATGCCCTCTGGTCGGACGCACGATCGCATTACTATGTATGCTCTGCCATTGGTGGCGGGCGTTACTTTGTGGCAGACTCGCAGCAGCAATGCGACTTTGTTGGTTGCAGGCGGGTTTCTCTTTGGTGGGTTGATGTTTGGCCCCGATTTGGATATCTACTCTGTGCAATTCCAACGCTGGGGTTTCTTGCGCTGGATTTGGCTACCTTATCAAAAAAGTCTGCGGCATCGTTCTTTTTTATCCCACGGGCCGATTATTGGCACGATTCTGCGGATACTTTATCTGGGGTGTTTGCTTGCTCTTTTGGCAATTTTCGTTTTGGCAGTTGCCGAAAGGTTCTGGAATCTGAGTTTTACTTGGCAGGATTTGGGACAAACTGTGGGGCGATCGCTCGTGCAATACGATACTGAATATGTCGCCCTGTTTTTGGGGTTGGAACTCGGTGCAATGAGTCATTCTCTCAGCGATTGGGGGGGTTCGGCTTATAAGCGCGTGCGAAAACAGGGGGTTCGGGGGTTGCTTCCTAGTGGCAAAATTAAGAAGCGGAAAGTGAGGGGTGGTAATCGTCGGGCGAGAGTAAAGAAATAATTTTTTTAACGCAAAGGAACGCTAAGGGAAGCGCAGAGGTACGCAGAGGTATGGAAAAGCAAGAAGAGACTTTGAGGGCGTTGCAGGAGTTGATTGAGGTGGTGGCAAAGTTGCGATCGCCTGATGGTGGTTGTCCTTGGGATTTGGCTCAAACTGCCGAAACTTTGACGCCCTTTGTGATTGAGGAAGCTTACGAGGTGGTGGATGCAATTAAGAGTGGAGATAAGGATGCGATCGCAGAGGAGTTAGGCGATTTATTATTACAGGTGGTATTGCAAGCCCAAATCGCTAGCGAATCTGGGCAATTTTCCCTCAAAGAAATAACTCAGGGGATTTCCCAAAAGTTGATTCGCCGTCATCCCCATGTGTTTGGTGATGTGTCGGTGGCAAGTGTGGATGAGGTGCGGCAAAATTGGGAACAGATTAAGGCTACGGAGAAGGGCGAAGCATCTCCAGAGGCGCAAAAACTTAGTGCTAAACTTGCTCGTTATGGGCGCACCCTTCCCCCACTGACGGCGGCGATGAAGATTTCTCAAAAGGCTGCGGCGATCGGGTTTGAATGGGAAAATATTCAGGGCGTTTGGGATAAGTTTCATGAGGAGTTGGGGGAGTTTCAACAGGCTTTAGCTGAGGAAACACCAGAACGGCAAGAAGCAGAATTAGGCGATTTACTATTTGCGGTAATTCAGCTAGCCCGTTGGCATAACCTTGACCCCAGCACTGCTTTGCAAGGCACTAATCAACGATTTGTGCAGCGATTAGAAAAAATGGAGGCAGTTGTTGATCGCCCCCTTTCTGATTACAGTTTGAATGAGTTAGAAAAGTTATGGCAACAGGCAAAAGCTCAAATTGCTAACGAGGGGAGTAGGGAGTAGGGAGTGGCGAAAGAGGCATGGAGCAGGGGTAAGGGTGCAGAGGAGAGAAATTTTCCTCCTGCTCCCTCATCTCCCCACTCCCTTATTCAAGCTTTTTCCGCACCGAACCACTTATCATATAGCGATTGATAAATGCCATTTTCTTTGATGTTCAGTAGGGTCTGTGTCGCTACTTATCATGCCCACCCCCTATCAAATATCACGTTCATCATAGAAAAGCCTCAGTAAGTTGGAAACGAGCGTGTCTTTAGACCTGAGAGTGTCAATCCCCCAAAACTGATTTTTTTCAGATTTAGGGGGATGAGTATAGCTTTTAAATTTAAATAAAGTACTTTTCCACACATCTAATAAATATTTCCACACCCATTGCCAAGGCGGTTTCATCAAAATCAAACCGGGGATGATGATGAGGATATGCTAAGTCTTTCGCGGAGTTAGCAGAACCCAGAAAGAAATAGCAACCAGGAACCTCTTGTAAGAAAAATGACATATCTTCAGCAGCCATAGTTTGGCATTCAGGCGCAATACCCATAGAAGTTTCTAACACTTCTTCTGCTACAGATCGCACCAGTTCTGCCATTCTAATATCATTAATTACTGGCGGATAAAGTGACCAGTATTCTAAGTGATAACTCGCACCATGACTCTGGCAAATTCCGGCAATAATCTGCTCGACACGCTCCTTAAAAAAGCCTTTCAAACTAGGATTAAAATACCTGACAGTCGCACTCATCCTGGCTGTATCAGCAATCACATTCCGCTTGGTTCCAGCATGAAGTTCGCCCACTGTCACCACTGCTGAATCAATAGGATTAACATTCCGAGCGACAATGGTTTGTAAGGCATTTACAATTTGGGCAGAAACTACAACGGAGTCAACAGTTTGATGGGGTAGTGCGCCATGTCCACCTTTGCCCAAAATTGTACAGTTAAAGCACTCCACAGCTGCCATTAACGCCCCAGCACGCACACCCACTGTTCCCAAAGGTAAATTATTCCACAAGTGCAAACCAATAATTGCATCAACGTCTGGATTTTTCAGGACTCCAGCTTCAATCATCGGCTTTGCCCCCCCTGGTGATTCTTCAGCTGGCTGAAAGATAATTTTTACAGTACCGGAGAAGTCTTGGCGATGCTGCTGGAGATGGTAAGCTGTACCTAAAGCGATCGCTGTATGTCCATCATGTCCACAAGCATGCATCACTCCATCATGCTGCGATTTATACGGCACTTCGTTGAGTTCTTGGATTGGCAAAGCATCCATAT encodes the following:
- the hpnA gene encoding hopanoid-associated sugar epimerase, whose protein sequence is MQVFVTGGTGFIGAHLVRLLLQQGYTVKALARSSSNLENLHGLDVEIVKGDLNDPNLWQQMAGCQYLFHVAAHYSLWQTDRELLHRYNVLGTRNVLAAARKANIERTVYTSSVAAIGVGSSGEVVDERHQSPVEKLVGDYKKSKFLAEQEAMQAVATGQKVVIVNPSSPIGSLDIKPTPTGDIILRFLRRQMPFYLDTGLNFIDVRDVAWGHLLALQRGKSGDRYILGHQNLSLKQLLEQLADITGLKAPQQTVPAWLPLSVAWVDEKILAPLGKSPSVPLDGVRMAKQPMYYNATKAVRELSLPQSSLNAALKEAVDWFVAQGYVK
- a CDS encoding M20 family metallopeptidase; the encoded protein is MVSTFPNSSSVDLSRIRLSIRSLQPQLVEWRRRLHQQPELGFQEKLTAEFVSEKLQEWGIEHKIGIAHTGIVATIKGNKVPSTDAINRVSLNSPLPTPQVLAIRADMDALPIQELNEVPYKSQHDGVMHACGHDGHTAIALGTAYHLQQHRQDFSGTVKIIFQPAEESPGGAKPMIEAGVLKNPDVDAIIGLHLWNNLPLGTVGVRAGALMAAVECFNCTILGKGGHGALPHQTVDSVVVSAQIVNALQTIVARNVNPIDSAVVTVGELHAGTKRNVIADTARMSATVRYFNPSLKGFFKERVEQIIAGICQSHGASYHLEYWSLYPPVINDIRMAELVRSVAEEVLETSMGIAPECQTMAAEDMSFFLQEVPGCYFFLGSANSAKDLAYPHHHPRFDFDETALAMGVEIFIRCVEKYFI
- a CDS encoding type ISP restriction/modification enzyme, with protein sequence MSKLLVSQYHTEVERIIQFGGSRKETSIRVAPKAKLKADAANGTIILDDFTTLEGVPKIAWEYRLGNRCALEWILDQYKEKKPKDPTIAEKFNMYRFADYKEQVIDLLQRVCTVSVETMQIIQQIEV
- a CDS encoding efflux RND transporter permease subunit — protein: MVKLDNSKSARELFNISKLAIQFSWLTVSFWIAVTVAGVLAFSSLKYALFPDITFPVVVVNATAPLTTALDTETKLTKPLEERLQSLEGLENIRSSTYPSQTAVALSFAVGTNLETSTKEVETALKQLTLPQGATSKIIPLNLNESAAISYAVESPKRNLTDLTKLAQDEIVSAIAKLPGVLKVSLLGGATATPLNPANVSAAAIPQAGATLVRFNGQNALAFQVIKRGDANTLEVVSQVEKEVQRLRSNLKDVNLTLAATQAEYIRQATQSTIDALLEAVLLSIVVIFPFLWNWRATLISALAIPTSLLATFIVMAIFGFNLETITLLALALVIGSVIDDAIIDVENIMRHIEDGETPRQAAFSATDEIGLTVVATTATAVAVFLPIGLMGGVIGQFFKPFGITVSAAMIASTLVARTLSPALATYWLKPVTSTTQRQKANIWVNFTQFYRNLLNWSLNHRKTVIALAIVSFLAGMALSLFIPKGFIPKLDRGEFNITYTAPLPTIPSGAEGQARNFNPQSPTPNPLNDSLEVAKKLEDVVRKSPVVETVFTTVGSREGEPNKGTLYVKLKEDRNIKTAEVQDQLRSSLPNLPGVSTSVEDIQFVDTGGQKPLQASLRGDNLQSLSKAAKAIKERIERLPGFADVTVTSETNPQGTVFQIERLNNQRVAYISANLGKDLSLGSATDQLLAEAKAVLPAGVTLDLGGDSARQGEVFSSFGTTLLLSALCIVVVLVLLFKSWIDPVVIGVSLPLSIVGAMLALLFTKSDFGMISLIGFVFLLGLANKNAILLVDYINQLRKSGLDRTEAVLTAGPVRLRPIMMTTASTLLGMLPIALGFGAGSELRSPMAVAIAGGLVTSTILSLIVVPVVYTILDDWFPRFKKRGAA
- the hpnH gene encoding adenosyl-hopene transferase HpnH gives rise to the protein MAVNLQQAMDIGKYLVTQRLKGRKRFPLVLMLEPLFRCNLACTGCGKIQHPKEILKQNLTPEQCFAAVEECGAPVVSIPGGEPLLHPQIDEIVQGLIERKKYIYLCTNGLLLEKSLDKFQPSPYLTFSVHLDGMRELHDQCVDRKGVFDIAVKAIRTAKAKGFRVTTNTTIFEGTQPQDMQEFFDFLETLNTDGMMISPGYSYEWAPDQDHFLHREQTRALFREILSPYRSGEKNWNFNHNPLFLDFLTGEKDYECTPWGSPSYSVLGWQKPCYLLNEGYYSTFKELLAQTDWSQYGQKSGNPKCADCMVHCGYEPTAAMDAMQPQNMARALGSVFGRS
- a CDS encoding metal-binding protein, whose product is MPSGRTHDRITMYALPLVAGVTLWQTRSSNATLLVAGGFLFGGLMFGPDLDIYSVQFQRWGFLRWIWLPYQKSLRHRSFLSHGPIIGTILRILYLGCLLALLAIFVLAVAERFWNLSFTWQDLGQTVGRSLVQYDTEYVALFLGLELGAMSHSLSDWGGSAYKRVRKQGVRGLLPSGKIKKRKVRGGNRRARVKK
- a CDS encoding 5'-methylthioadenosine/S-adenosylhomocysteine nucleosidase family protein — its product is MTNFLPINTILVPQGAEYKAVCRGLSGIIGSIPTVVAIPVGMKPLLKYLQQGQFLAPSRVLIMGICGSLSDRYTVGDIVLYQDCIYQGKQQECDRTFTAQLHFSQSQKVSLVKCLTSDRVIWSAVEKRHLGEALAADVVDMEGFTALEFFNAAGVAVAMLRVVSDDCQHNIPDLTSAINSDGSLKPFPLAIAMLRQPLAATRLIRGSLTALKVLEQVTNRLFSGNKLE
- the mazG gene encoding nucleoside triphosphate pyrophosphohydrolase, with translation MEKQEETLRALQELIEVVAKLRSPDGGCPWDLAQTAETLTPFVIEEAYEVVDAIKSGDKDAIAEELGDLLLQVVLQAQIASESGQFSLKEITQGISQKLIRRHPHVFGDVSVASVDEVRQNWEQIKATEKGEASPEAQKLSAKLARYGRTLPPLTAAMKISQKAAAIGFEWENIQGVWDKFHEELGEFQQALAEETPERQEAELGDLLFAVIQLARWHNLDPSTALQGTNQRFVQRLEKMEAVVDRPLSDYSLNELEKLWQQAKAQIANEGSRE